From the genome of Haloterrigena sp. KLK7, one region includes:
- a CDS encoding helix-turn-helix transcriptional regulator — protein sequence MREETPNTESVFDELSRAATADSQSESYDISLGTTAESAEDVERELDELMEQVNAALPTDDVQFDEALIKENLDEILLLLIALHEETHGKELLSDLTHLFGAQLSPGTVYPSLHDLEDEDVLSMHAKVRTKEYSIADEEFVRATVERTMVQHLAFGLLLYAFLPRL from the coding sequence ATGCGTGAGGAAACCCCCAATACCGAGTCCGTCTTCGACGAACTGTCGAGGGCGGCGACTGCGGATTCACAGTCGGAATCGTACGATATCTCCCTTGGAACGACGGCGGAGTCGGCCGAGGACGTCGAGCGCGAGCTCGACGAACTAATGGAGCAGGTCAACGCGGCGTTGCCGACCGACGACGTCCAGTTCGACGAGGCGCTGATCAAGGAGAATCTCGACGAGATCCTCCTGCTGCTGATCGCCCTACACGAGGAGACCCACGGGAAGGAACTGCTCTCGGACCTGACCCATCTCTTCGGTGCCCAACTCAGTCCGGGGACCGTCTATCCGAGCCTCCACGACCTGGAGGACGAGGACGTGCTGTCGATGCACGCGAAGGTCCGAACCAAGGAGTACTCCATCGCCGACGAGGAGTTCGTCAGGGCCACCGTCGAGCGAACGATGGTCCAGCACCTGGCCTTCGGGCTCCTGCTGTACGCGTTCCTGCCGCGACTCTGA
- the flaJ gene encoding archaellar assembly protein FlaJ, with the protein MSTESESEPQPTPDMSARSLLESLNAAYANMGMSTGRYLLLAIAPGFGLFIATVVLVVVLDLSLLVALPVVLLGLLAMVVAVIYPKLAQDRKRKQVRQRFHLFLTHITVLSMTNINRVEIFRTLAEEDEYDALAEEMGYLVALVDTWNQSLDDACRLRAKQTTSPLLTDFLERLAYTVGGGQQISEFLMDEQDTIIQQFVTRYESDLAKLDVMKELYMSMMLSVAFVLVFAIVLPILIGINPTLLIGGTIAMFAIVQVGFVYAIHVVSPYDPIWYIEETAGRGPLSRIPRALAIGIGTSLVLATLVLLVLLGILPIAADRIPLPILAAIPVTPLLLPGWRMRQEEERVKDRDAEFPSFIRALGTVEGVKQTSTGNVLESLRRKDFGALTANVDALYKRLNMRIDNVRSWRLFAAETGSYLIQKFGDMYVVGRQMGGDPKVLGNVINKNQNEVLKVREKRQQATTTLIGVLYGITASSVFAFFIGLEIVEIMMDITAEMNMDEMNSAAGSFMHTEQYNLVAIEYLLIITILINAMLSSIMIRITDRGHLISSLVHFVFMTWLGAVIAVSTQYIVNFVM; encoded by the coding sequence ATGTCGACGGAATCAGAATCGGAACCCCAGCCGACGCCGGACATGAGCGCTCGCTCCCTCCTCGAGTCGCTCAACGCGGCGTACGCGAACATGGGCATGTCCACCGGACGATACCTCCTGCTCGCGATCGCGCCCGGGTTCGGACTGTTCATCGCCACAGTGGTACTGGTGGTCGTCCTGGACCTCTCGCTGTTGGTCGCACTCCCCGTCGTCCTGCTCGGACTGCTGGCGATGGTCGTCGCCGTTATCTACCCGAAACTCGCTCAGGACCGCAAGCGAAAGCAAGTCCGGCAGCGCTTTCACCTCTTCTTGACCCACATCACCGTCCTCTCGATGACGAACATCAACCGCGTCGAGATCTTTCGGACCCTCGCCGAGGAGGACGAGTACGACGCGCTCGCCGAGGAGATGGGCTATCTCGTCGCGCTGGTCGACACCTGGAACCAGAGTCTGGACGACGCCTGTCGGCTGCGGGCCAAACAGACGACGAGCCCCCTCCTGACGGACTTCCTCGAGCGACTCGCCTACACCGTCGGCGGCGGCCAGCAGATCAGCGAGTTCCTGATGGACGAACAGGACACGATCATCCAGCAGTTCGTCACCCGCTACGAGTCGGACCTGGCGAAACTCGACGTGATGAAGGAGCTGTACATGTCGATGATGCTGTCGGTGGCGTTCGTGCTCGTGTTCGCGATCGTGCTGCCGATTCTGATCGGAATCAATCCGACGCTGCTCATCGGCGGGACGATCGCCATGTTCGCGATCGTGCAGGTGGGGTTCGTCTACGCGATCCACGTCGTCTCGCCGTACGACCCGATCTGGTACATCGAGGAGACGGCCGGACGCGGTCCGCTATCGCGGATTCCCCGGGCGCTGGCGATCGGCATCGGGACCAGTCTCGTCCTCGCGACTCTCGTCTTGCTCGTTCTCCTCGGGATCCTGCCGATCGCCGCCGATCGAATCCCGCTGCCGATTCTGGCGGCGATCCCGGTGACGCCGCTGCTGTTGCCCGGTTGGCGCATGCGCCAGGAGGAAGAGCGGGTCAAGGACCGCGACGCCGAGTTCCCCAGCTTTATCCGCGCGCTCGGGACCGTCGAGGGCGTCAAACAGACCTCGACCGGGAACGTCCTAGAGAGCCTGCGCCGCAAGGACTTCGGGGCGCTGACCGCGAACGTCGACGCCCTCTACAAGCGACTCAACATGCGGATCGACAACGTCCGCTCGTGGCGACTGTTCGCCGCCGAGACCGGCTCCTACCTCATCCAGAAGTTCGGCGACATGTACGTCGTCGGCCGACAGATGGGCGGCGATCCGAAGGTGCTGGGGAACGTGATCAACAAGAACCAGAACGAGGTGCTCAAGGTCCGCGAGAAACGCCAGCAGGCGACGACGACGCTCATCGGCGTCCTCTACGGGATCACGGCCTCGAGCGTCTTCGCCTTCTTCATCGGCCTCGAGATCGTCGAGATCATGATGGACATCACCGCCGAGATGAACATGGACGAGATGAACTCCGCCGCGGGGTCGTTCATGCACACCGAACAGTACAACCTCGTCGCGATCGAGTACCTGCTGATCATCACGATCCTCATCAACGCGATGCTGTCGTCGATCATGATCCGGATCACCGACCGCGGCCACCTGATCAGCAGCCTCGTTCACTTCGTCTTCATGACCTGGCTCGGCGCCGTTATCGCCGTCAGCACGCAGTACATTGTCAACTTCGTGATGTAG
- a CDS encoding ATPase domain-containing protein yields the protein MTDYHSIGLTGRDRVNNAIGGGIPEGSVVLIEGEDGAGKSALSQRFSYGMATEDASVTYISTELECWEFVQQMNSLSYDVVDLLLNEQLLFLHANVDTHDRGRNRQLLARFASAETLWKADVVYVDTLSALLRNDPNYEAVTDEGDEDHVIQRLVTFLRHVTTRGKTVVLTIDPTSVRDDALRPLRNVADVYFQIETNAVGQEIRRKILVRRFQNMRNPVDDSIGFNVQQGRGISIVSRTVA from the coding sequence ATGACTGACTATCACTCAATCGGACTGACGGGGCGGGATCGCGTGAACAACGCCATCGGCGGCGGCATTCCCGAGGGCAGCGTCGTCCTCATCGAGGGAGAGGACGGCGCCGGCAAGAGTGCGCTCTCCCAGCGGTTCTCCTACGGGATGGCTACCGAGGACGCCTCCGTCACCTACATCTCGACGGAACTCGAGTGCTGGGAGTTCGTCCAGCAGATGAACTCGCTGTCCTACGACGTCGTCGACCTCCTGTTGAACGAACAGTTGCTGTTCCTGCACGCGAACGTCGACACGCACGACAGAGGGCGGAACCGCCAGCTGCTGGCCCGCTTCGCGAGCGCCGAGACCCTCTGGAAGGCCGACGTGGTCTACGTCGACACGCTCTCGGCGCTGTTGCGAAACGATCCCAACTACGAGGCGGTCACCGACGAGGGCGACGAGGACCACGTCATCCAGCGGCTCGTTACCTTCCTCCGGCACGTGACCACGCGGGGCAAGACGGTCGTCCTGACGATCGATCCGACGAGCGTTCGCGACGACGCGCTGCGGCCGCTGCGGAACGTGGCCGACGTCTACTTCCAGATCGAGACGAACGCGGTCGGCCAGGAGATCCGCCGGAAGATTCTCGTTCGTCGGTTCCAGAACATGCGAAACCCCGTCGACGATTCGATCGGCTTCAACGTCCAGCAGGGCCGGGGAATCTCGATCGTCAGTAGAACGGTGGCATAA
- a CDS encoding 30S ribosomal protein S6e, with amino-acid sequence MASFTVVVGDPDSGSSYQLEAEEQDANRFIGKSIGEEVDGGAVGLDGYTLEITGGSDDAGRPLNPEVAGTNLKEVLMKERQTGYKPSRDGERRRITVRGREVSDAVAQINASIVDRGSADVDELLGEGDAEDGE; translated from the coding sequence ATGGCAAGTTTCACTGTCGTCGTCGGCGACCCCGACTCCGGGTCGTCCTATCAGCTCGAAGCGGAGGAACAGGACGCGAACCGGTTTATCGGGAAGTCGATCGGCGAGGAAGTCGACGGCGGCGCGGTCGGTCTCGACGGCTACACGCTCGAGATCACCGGCGGCTCCGACGACGCCGGTCGACCGCTGAACCCCGAGGTCGCGGGCACGAACCTCAAGGAGGTCCTGATGAAGGAGCGCCAGACGGGCTACAAGCCGTCCCGTGACGGCGAGCGCCGCCGAATCACGGTTCGGGGCCGCGAGGTCTCCGACGCCGTCGCACAGATCAACGCCTCGATCGTCGACCGCGGCAGCGCCGACGTCGACGAACTGCTCGGCGAGGGCGACGCCGAGGACGGCGAGTAA
- a CDS encoding flagellar protein G, with translation MAGDSVSTLILFIAAMLVAAGVAGTLVTNVNDISNSIDTYSGDVRDQIDTDIEIISDPGSDAVYNGTEEAVTVLVKNTGEKTLASDGSDLDVLLNGEYVQRDAITVELQGNTSSWRRGDVAELRFDASLETDAEHRIVVSTHGDEETLEFYVP, from the coding sequence ATGGCCGGCGATTCGGTCTCGACGCTGATCCTGTTCATCGCCGCGATGCTCGTCGCGGCCGGGGTCGCGGGGACGCTCGTGACCAACGTCAACGATATCAGCAACTCGATCGACACCTACAGCGGCGACGTCAGGGACCAGATCGACACCGACATCGAGATAATCAGCGACCCGGGCAGCGACGCGGTGTACAACGGGACCGAGGAGGCCGTCACGGTCCTCGTCAAGAACACCGGCGAGAAGACGCTCGCGAGCGACGGGAGCGATCTGGACGTGCTACTCAACGGAGAGTACGTCCAGCGGGACGCGATAACGGTCGAACTGCAGGGTAATACCAGCAGCTGGCGGCGCGGCGACGTCGCCGAACTGCGGTTCGACGCGTCCCTCGAGACGGACGCCGAGCACCGGATCGTCGTCAGCACCCACGGCGACGAGGAGACGCTCGAATTCTACGTACCATGA
- a CDS encoding TetR/AcrR family transcriptional regulator: protein MTSPDTRDAIMGATYEALCEVGYSDLTAQAIADRTDRSKSALFYHYDSLDALVADFIEYLLEGFDSRVARTRDWPALERLAVIVDWFLSGADDEQLGFHTALLELRAQAPYNDAFRDKLRESDDRLRGALEEILRDGIEEGVFRDHDPAAVSALLLAAFDGARIRQFTLGRDEYLEAVKTESVDRIVADILAPGVEFPADVDVEFPPDDRLSHGADESSTGGEPRSDRDGGSSG from the coding sequence GTGACTAGCCCAGACACTCGTGACGCGATCATGGGTGCGACGTACGAGGCCCTCTGCGAGGTCGGCTACTCCGATCTCACCGCGCAGGCCATCGCCGATCGGACCGATCGCAGCAAGTCCGCGCTGTTCTATCACTACGACTCGCTCGACGCGCTCGTCGCCGACTTCATCGAGTACCTCCTCGAGGGATTCGACTCGCGCGTCGCGCGGACGCGAGATTGGCCGGCGCTCGAGCGACTCGCGGTCATCGTCGACTGGTTCCTCTCCGGAGCGGACGACGAGCAGTTGGGCTTTCACACCGCCTTGCTCGAACTCCGGGCACAGGCGCCGTACAACGACGCCTTTCGGGACAAACTCCGCGAGAGCGACGACCGTCTTCGAGGGGCGCTCGAAGAGATCCTCCGCGACGGCATCGAGGAGGGCGTTTTTCGAGACCACGATCCGGCGGCCGTGTCGGCGCTGTTGCTCGCGGCCTTCGACGGCGCGCGGATCCGCCAGTTCACGCTCGGTCGCGACGAGTACCTCGAGGCGGTCAAGACGGAGTCCGTCGATCGGATCGTCGCGGACATCCTCGCACCGGGCGTCGAGTTTCCCGCCGACGTCGACGTCGAGTTCCCGCCCGACGACCGACTCTCGCACGGCGCCGACGAGTCGTCGACCGGCGGTGAACCGCGTTCGGATCGGGACGGCGGATCGTCCGGATGA
- a CDS encoding type II/IV secretion system ATPase subunit gives MSDFGTARLENELDALADEYPHLREHLEWFYEEYNEYPKLIDEPSGEWESDRPNVIYEAEAPIFCHVYGDLGISTTYYCVEPTLEGADKELYDRIRRRILDKSVTRPAPGDNDEFEEHLDELLDDVVEVTSGLTGQSIGRLKSLGTSKISLSRDQFDRLRYQLQRDIVGLGPLEPVMVDAANEDIHVIGPTQCYLDHGTYGMIEATVDFGTPAEFEQWLRNMGERMNHPVSDSDPVIDATLPNGSRINIIYSDDVSVQGPSMTIRQGEDIPLSILQITKWGTLSPELAAYLWLCLENEQTVFVVGETASGKTTTLNAILSFIPQDSKIYTAEDTAEVLPPHDTWQQLLTREGSGDESADVDMFDLVAAALRSRPDYIIVGEVRGAEGQMAFQAAQTGHPVMLTFHASDIVSMIQRFTGAPINVPETFMDNCDVALFQNRVKQGDDVLRRVTSVQEIEGYSDYEGGVVTRQAFKWDPRDDEVAFTGRNNSYVLEEQIATLLGYQDTREIYDELDRRAEIIRQLIDADVLGYHEVNEAIAGFQRDGVEGLPIQIRGLNQFA, from the coding sequence ATGTCCGATTTCGGCACCGCACGACTCGAGAACGAACTGGACGCACTGGCCGACGAGTACCCGCACCTGCGGGAACACCTCGAGTGGTTCTACGAGGAGTACAACGAGTATCCGAAACTGATCGACGAGCCGTCGGGCGAGTGGGAGTCCGATCGGCCGAACGTGATCTACGAGGCCGAGGCACCGATCTTCTGTCACGTCTACGGCGACCTCGGCATCAGTACTACCTACTACTGCGTCGAGCCGACCCTCGAGGGAGCGGACAAGGAGCTGTACGATCGAATCCGGCGACGGATTCTGGACAAGAGCGTCACGCGACCGGCGCCCGGCGACAACGACGAGTTCGAGGAGCATCTCGACGAACTGCTCGACGACGTCGTCGAGGTGACTTCGGGGCTCACCGGCCAGTCGATCGGTCGGCTCAAGTCCCTCGGCACCAGCAAGATCTCCCTCTCGCGGGACCAGTTCGATCGACTCCGGTACCAGCTCCAGCGGGACATCGTCGGGCTCGGGCCGCTGGAACCGGTGATGGTCGACGCGGCCAACGAGGACATCCACGTGATCGGTCCCACGCAGTGTTACCTCGATCACGGCACGTACGGGATGATCGAGGCGACGGTCGACTTCGGCACCCCCGCGGAGTTCGAGCAGTGGCTTCGGAACATGGGCGAGCGGATGAACCACCCGGTCAGCGACTCCGATCCGGTGATCGACGCGACCCTGCCCAACGGCTCGCGTATCAACATCATCTACTCCGACGACGTCTCCGTTCAGGGGCCCTCGATGACGATCCGTCAGGGGGAGGACATTCCGCTGTCGATCCTCCAGATCACGAAGTGGGGGACGCTCAGCCCGGAACTGGCGGCGTATCTGTGGCTCTGCCTCGAGAACGAGCAAACGGTGTTCGTCGTCGGCGAGACGGCCTCCGGGAAGACGACGACGCTGAACGCGATCCTCTCGTTCATTCCACAGGACTCGAAGATCTACACGGCGGAGGACACGGCGGAAGTGTTGCCGCCCCACGACACGTGGCAGCAACTCCTGACGCGCGAGGGGTCGGGCGACGAGTCGGCCGACGTCGACATGTTCGATCTGGTCGCGGCCGCGCTCCGTTCGCGCCCCGACTACATCATCGTGGGCGAGGTCCGCGGGGCGGAGGGACAGATGGCGTTTCAGGCGGCCCAGACGGGTCATCCCGTCATGCTCACGTTCCACGCTAGCGACATCGTCTCGATGATCCAGCGCTTTACCGGGGCCCCGATCAACGTCCCGGAGACGTTCATGGACAACTGCGACGTCGCGCTGTTCCAGAACCGGGTCAAACAGGGCGACGACGTCCTCCGCCGGGTCACTTCGGTCCAGGAGATCGAGGGCTACTCCGACTACGAGGGCGGCGTCGTCACTCGGCAGGCGTTCAAGTGGGACCCCCGCGACGACGAGGTCGCCTTCACGGGTCGAAACAACTCCTACGTGCTGGAAGAACAGATCGCGACCCTGCTGGGCTACCAGGACACCCGCGAGATCTACGACGAACTCGATCGGCGCGCGGAGATCATCCGCCAGCTCATCGACGCCGACGTGCTCGGCTACCACGAGGTCAACGAGGCCATCGCCGGCTTCCAGCGCGACGGCGTCGAGGGACTGCCGATCCAGATCCGCGGTCTCAACCAGTTCGCCTGA
- a CDS encoding FlaD/FlaE family flagellar protein has product MSGSKPYLETLERSAGRTDATIQWARFLGETFGTTGALNCLRYYETLGWISSLVREQMVSYLRGLSLGEIHNKRYDEPTSLEYPLESLSGTLFSAHAQSLEYIATIRGDDLEEHVMIARMADRRVERRIDEDDESDDPDEMVSIIRDGPSTY; this is encoded by the coding sequence ATGTCAGGATCTAAACCGTATCTCGAGACGCTCGAACGATCGGCCGGGCGGACCGACGCGACCATCCAGTGGGCCCGCTTCCTCGGCGAAACGTTCGGGACGACGGGGGCACTCAACTGCCTGCGTTACTACGAGACCCTCGGCTGGATCAGTTCGCTCGTACGCGAACAGATGGTCTCCTATCTGCGGGGCCTCTCGCTGGGCGAAATCCACAATAAACGGTACGACGAACCCACGTCGCTCGAGTACCCGCTCGAGTCGCTCAGCGGGACGCTGTTCAGCGCCCACGCCCAGAGCCTCGAGTACATCGCGACGATCCGCGGCGACGACCTCGAAGAGCACGTGATGATCGCTCGGATGGCCGACCGACGCGTCGAACGCCGGATCGACGAGGACGACGAGTCCGACGACCCCGACGAGATGGTCAGTATCATCCGCGACGGCCCGTCGACGTATTAA